CAGCAGCTGGGGGGGGCTGCCACTCCTGCCGTCGGATGGGCTCTGGGAATGGAGCGGTTGCTCTTGGTGTTGGAGGCCGCTGCTGCCGCCGATCCCCAGGGGCCCGCAGCACGGCTGACCGCTGCCACGCCTCCTGATCTCTATCTCGTGAACCGAGGAGAGCAGGCGGAAGCCTGCGCGCTGGTGCTGGCCCGTCAACTTCGCGGTGCTGGCCTCGCCGTGGAACTGGATGGCTCCGGTGCCGCTTTCGGCAAGCAGTTCAAACGCGCTGACCGCAGTGGGGCGGCTTGGGCGGTCGTGATCGGCGACCAGGAGGCGGAAGCCGGAGAGCTTGTCTTAAAGCCTCTTCATTCGCAGAGGAAAGAGAGCCGTCATGCACTCGAAGCTTGGCAATCTGTTGTTGATCTCCTCAGTCCAACTGAAGCAAAGCCTTCATCTTGAGGCGGAGGAGTTTTGCTTTGGGGTGGAGTGGGAAGCATGCAGTTGCTGGGACTAATCTTTTTAGTGATCGGAGTTTGTTTTGACCTCGATATTCAAAAGATTCTTGAGAAGTCGATCGCCCGACAAGAAGCAGGCTTCCCTGGAGGCTGCTACTCATGGTCATGATTTTGACGATGGATTTGGCTCGTTCCCGTCGAATTACTCCCTTTGCGCGTTAAGAAGTGATTGCACGGCATCGTTTTTAGATGATGTTCAGGTGTTGACGCGATTCTGTGTTGCAGAACAGCCTTATTGGCATGCCTTTGTTTCTCATTACCAGCGTCTTGGTGCAAAGCGAATTCATGCGTGTGTGCAGGATGTGTCTGAAGCGCGCTGGCTGGCTTCGCAGGAGTCTTGTCAGTCTGAAATCCCCTTTGTCGTTCCTCACCTGGTGGAGTCTGGTGTGCCCCCTGATGTTGCGTTAAGGGGCTTTGATTTAAGCATCATTCGTGATGATGCAGGGTTCACATTGTTGGTGGACTGCGATGAATTTGTGGACTGTTTAAGGCCAGTGGGATCTCTACGGTCAGTGTTGGATTTGTACCCCGATGCTGACCAGTGGTATCTCCCATGGGTCGTGCGTCCACTGCTTGCTGCACATCATCTAGGGCTTGGGGGTTATTGGGGACATGTGGGCAAGCCTATTGTGCGCTCGAGTGCCATGGCGACAATCACCAATGATCATCGCTTTGCTGTTCGATCGCCTTCCATTCCGTTGGGGACGCAGGGCCTCGTTGTGATTCACCTTTGGGGTCGGAGTTTTCGGGATGTTTTGATCAAGGTGTTTTGCAATCGTTTTGAAGATGCAAAGTCTGCCGATCGAGATTGTGCATTGAGCTTGATGAGTCAAGGTGTGTTGCCGATTCGTCTGCGAATCTTTGCTTATCTGGAGCTGCAGGCGGGATATTTGCCGATTCCTGAGCAGATTGGCGATGTCGTGAAGGGTTTTGATCATTCTGCCGAAGAGTTTCTGCTGCGTGATTACTTAGCCCCTGAGCAAGAGGCTCAGGCTCATGCTTTGTATCTGCGATACAAGAACCAATTGGCGCAGCATCTGGGTGGCTTTCCTGCTTATCCAGCTATTCCTTTAATTCAGTTGGCCGAGCTGTTGCCTGCTGCATTTGGGATTGATTAAAAGCCAATGCTGGCTCTGAAAAACCATCGAAGCCTGTCGGGCTCGACAACTTGATTCAACTGAGCAAAATCAACACCCCACGTTAACCGTAGTGGAATGCCGTCGCTCATGGAGACGGATCCGGCAACTTGTGCTGTGCCGCTGCGGTATTCAACAAACGTGCTCACGTAGTCATTGAACACAACGCTGATGCTTCCAATGGGGCTCCAGCAAAGATCGTTATCCACGGAGAACGTTCCACTCCGGTTTTCAAAATTTTCAATGCAGGCAAACCGAAGTGGATTCGTCCATGGTGCCAGGATGTCTTGGTTGGCATAACGCCCTGTTCCAAATCCGCCATTCGCAATCAAGAGCGGATAGTCATTCCCCTGTTTGCCGAGCCACCACCCCTTAGTAGCCATGAGATAAAGGTTTCTGCCGCTGTCGGTTTTGTCATCCCACTGAATGACCTGTTCTCCACCAAAAGCGATGCCGCCGGTCTCGCCAATGGAGGTGGCGATTCTGAAGCCACTGGAGACGCCTTCCCCCAGTTGAGAGCTGCTGCCGGCACCCGTTTGGGTGGGATTGACGCTTCGAATCGATGTGTTCAGGCCAACGCTCCAGCTGCCTGCTTGAAGGATGTTGGCGTGCACGATGGCAACGGCATCCCCCCCGTTCCATTTGTAAAAGGGACCGTCATTAGTTCGTCGGCTTTGTCCGCGCAACGATGCGCTGCCAAACCAGCGTTGTGACCAACGGAGCCCATTGGGAATGTACCAACTGATGTCAGGGCCGACAAAACCATCTTCAAAAGCGATCGATCGATCCAGCGCCTGCAGCGGTGAGGGAGGAATGACGAGTGGCGGGATTGCGTTTGGTGACGATTGCTCTGCTATTTGTTCATCGGGGATGCTGCTTTCTTGTTCAGAAAGAACTTCCCAAGCAATTTGATTGGTCCGACGCTCTGATTCGTTGGTCTCGTCGACTTCGGTCCAAGCAATGGTGTTTTGATCAAGGGGCGGAAGCGGGGGCGGTGGAGGCAGGTCAATCCATTGAATTTGAAGGTTGGTGTTCCTTGGAGCTTCTGATCCAATCACGTCCCATTGAATGGAATTGGCGCGAACCTCAGTTCCTAGCGCCAGAAGTGCTAAGGCTGGGATGCTGCAAGCGCGAATCCAATCAAGACGCAGCGTTTGCCCCATTAACTCAACTCCAGCTCTGGATCAAGCAGCACCCAACCGGCCAGGGGTGTCCCCTGCAGCACGAGTTTTTGGTTGAGCTGTGAAAGCTGGGTGCGGGTGGCGACACCGGGGGTGGTGAGTAGCAACTGAGTCGCACAGGCACTGGTCTGTCGCAGGTCGTTGCTTACGAGAAGCTCTCGACCGCCAAGGGCACGACGTAGTTCGCTGCTGAAGGCCTGCAGTTGATCGTCGGGCACGTTGCCAACACAAATCAGGGCGATGGGGCCGGAGCCGGAAGCTGTTGAGAGGGGGCCGCGGGCCAGCAGATCTGCTGCATCGCTCCACTTGGCTGGGGCGAGAGCTGGAAGGTGCTTGAGCAGCGGGCAGGGCAGGAGGCCTTGAAGTTCATCGATGCTGAATACCAAGCCTGTGCGTCGGTCGACTAGAAGTGCGGCAACGCTGCCGGCTATCAGGCCGGCAAGCAGGCCGAGGGCCACTATCCTCTTTTTTTGTGGGGCAACGGGGGTATCCAGAAGTGTGGGGGTGGAGATCAGCTCCCATGGATCTGTTTGGCGAGCTTTCTCTAGCCGTAAGGTTTGCAGTTGCCTTTCAAGCTCGACGACGGTTGCTTCATCTCTGATAGCAGCTCTGACTAATTCCCTGTGCTTAAGCACCACCTCGCGGGGCCGGGTGAGGGAGGTGAGTTGAGCATTCGCGGTTTGCAGTTGGCCTTCGAGCAGACCAATGGTCTGCCTGTTGATCACTTTGGTCAGCGAGCTGATTTGACGTTGCAGAGTTTGAATCGATGGATCATTGGCTCGTAGTAGAGCTGACTTCTCTTGGAGTTGGGCCTTCAGCCCTTGAAGTTTGGCGTAAAGCTCGACGTTGGCTTCCAGCTGAGGGGCGACGTACACACGCGTTGCTCCTGCGGCCTTGGCAGCTGTGAGTTGCTGTTCCAGAGCATTGACTTTATTTTGTGTGGCCTCGCGATTGTTTTCCACAGAACCCGAGTTTCCTGTTTCTGAGCCAGCAGTGATCGCAGCAGGCATGCCGTCTTGAAGTCCGAGTCCGTTGCTCAAAGCAAAGGCTTGAGCGGAGCGCATTGAGTTGTTGGCCTGGTTTTTTAGAGTGATGAGCTGTTCTTCGAGATAACTCACTGCTTGAGTGAGGCCTCTGGAGCGGTCTCGTCCCGAATAACTCTGATAAGTCTGGGAGACTCTTTTGATGACGGGTAAAACAAGATCTTTGTTTGTGTCTTGGTAGGCGATGTTGAGCACAGAGGTGCCTTTTTCTAGCTCAACCTTCAGGTTCGGTAACCAATCAGAAAAGGTGTAACGATCGAGGTTTTCACCTGCTTGTCGTCTTTCTTTCAGAACAAAGTCATAAACAGGTTTTAAGACAGAAGGGCTTTCGAGGATTTTGACCTCTGTCTCCAGAGAACTTGCTCCATTACTTCCTCCCAGTCCCGCGAGGTTGGCCAGCATAGGGTTTTGAGCAGCTAATTGAGCTAGCCGGCCCATGCCTGAATCTTGATCTTCAAGTACGATCTGAAATTGGGCTTCCCAAACAGGCTTGCGGGTGAAGGCGTAGAGACCGCTCAAAAGTAGCGAGGCCCCGGCGACGGAGACGAGCAAACGACGCTGGCGGCCGAGGGCTCTGACCATCTGGCGCAGGTCGATCTCATCGTCCGAGGCTGCGGACGGGAAGGGGGAGACCATCGGCTTGGATGGAGAAGTGCTCATTGCGAGAAGCCGTTGAACAAGGAATAGACGGAATAAATACCAACGACTGGGCCAGAGATTTCGTTGAGCACGGTGACGGTTGCACTCAAGGGAGATTCTTGGATCGTGATCAGATCACCGGCCATGAGCACAGGATTGTTCGGAGCATCGGCGGCGGCCCCTGGGTTGTATCGGAACGTGCGTCGATCGATTTCACCTTCGAGAGTGAAGCGCACGAATTCCACCTTGCCCTTAAGCAGGCGGGGGCCTCCGGCCAAAGCAATCGCCTGATTGAGGACACTGCCTTGGGGGATGGTGACACCGCCGGGTGTATTCACTCGCCCGCTAACGAATACATTGATGAACTGCGGGCTGAGGTTGGTCTGGCCGGCTTTGAGCAGTTGCTCGCGCATTACCACATTGCTGCGGCCAACGCTCACCACGTCACCGTCAAAAAGGCGGATGTTTTGGGATTCGTTGCCTTCGGTGATCAGGGAGAGGAAGTTGAGGTTGGTTCGGATGCGCCCGCCCCCGAGGCCTTGTGCACGCCTGCGGGTCACCTGCACACGGGCCAGATCGGAATAAGGGGTGACTCCCTGGGCGGTGCGGATCGCGTCGAAGACGGTGGGGAACACGGCGCCGAAGGTGCTAACGCCACTGCCAGGGTTCGCGCTGACTCCACCGGGAACTTGACCAAGGCTTGGCCTGGTCACCTCTGTCGCGGTGCCCATCTGCAGTTGCTGGCTTTCAGCTGATGCAGACAGTCGGCTGAGATTGGTCTGACCGCTGAGTGTGTAATACCCCGGCCGCCTTACCGCACCGCCCACATAGATGCGAATTGGTCGATACACCACCGGGCGCACAAATAATTGGGGTTCACGCACGTAAGTGCTGAACTGCTGAGTGAGGAAGTAGCGCAGCTCCTCCACCGTTAGACCTTCTACATAGAGAGCACGCAGGCGCGGCAGATACAAAGTTCCATCTGGGCCAATTGAATAGTTTCCGCTTAGTTCCGGCAGATCCAGTAATTCGATCTGTAGGCCATCTCCTGGGCCAAGGATGTAAGCGTCGTAGTCGACCTGAGCTCGCTGCTCAAGAGGCAGTAAACGTTCGTTTTGCTGCTGTGTGCCCTGTGCCTGTACTAGCGGAGCCTGGAGGGTGCACGCAACTCCCGCTATCGCCGTAAGGCGTAGGCAGCGCTGGATTAAGACTGTCGCGGTACGCTTCATGGCGGGAACTTACCCTGAGGAATAACCGGATTCGCTTTCTCAGTGGTCGGGTGCGAGAGTGTCTTGCTTCCTAATGCCTTGTAGCTGCTGGCAAGGAGCTTTTCGCTCATAAAACGATTTATTGTAACTTTTTACTATAGCTATGGGTGTGTTTTTCCTGCCCTCCTAAATGTGCTCGGTAAACTTGATATCTTTCGGAAATTAGCTCAGGGCTTCGCCAGAGCCATGCGAAGCTACTTATTGCAAATCACAGTCGAGACGATTGAGCTCCGCTCCCGTCCACTGTGTTTCAGGCAGCCATGCTGTGCCTGGGCTTAGTTTCAAAGCCTCCCTCGCTGGCCACCTCCGCCACAACAGCCTCCCAAATCGTCCTGATCATCGTTAAAGATGGCAGTTGTCTGGCGGAGTTGCTGCAGGATCTGGACTACGTAGGGCTTGGGCTCAAGAGGAGGCCCAGCAGTTTCAATACCATCCAGATTGACCACCTCTGTAAAGCCCTCACCAAATAGATCCACGCTTAGTGCTGCACTACAGCGACCTCACCGACAGCAGCGATCTGATTCGGATCATTCAGCAGGTGCAGCCCGACAAGATTTATACGGCGTCCAGAGCCACGTGGCCATGACCTTTGAAGCGCCGGAATACATCGCTAATCCGACGCACTTGCCAACCGGCGCATCCACGAATCACTACGGATGCTGGGGTTTACATCAAAAAGCCACATCTGCTAAGCAAACGATTCGGAATTCTACCGTTTTGTGCAGCAGTTGACGCAGCAGTAGTCCACACCTTTTTATCCGCATAGTCCCTACGGGGAGGCCAAGCTCTACGCCTACTGGTTTACGGTGAATTATCGCGAGGCCCTTGGGATGTATGCCTGAAACGGCATTCTGAACTTTCACGAAAGCCCGCGTCGTGGCAAAACCGTCGTGATCCGTAAGATTCCCGCGGCCTATCGCGGATCGATGTCGAGTTGGAGCAGTGCCTGTTCATAGGCAACCTAAAATCCTTTACATATTTTTGTGAATGGTGATTTAAATATGTTGATTTTAATTTGGATATGGTGATCGCCCTCAAGGTTGTCAGCGGTTCCGGCTGACCTTGGTGACAATGAGGCAAGGTTCGAAATTATGTATTCGCTTGCAATTGATGACGCTGTATCCTATATGGATTTGGGGCGCAAGTAGCGGCGAGATTTTAGATTATTTTATTGCATTACAGTGCGGTTCAAGTTGAATTTGAGCAATTCAGGTGATTGTCTTTCTGTGTTTAGTCTTGCTGATGCCGGTCAAGTTGCTCTTTGATTAATAGCTCTTGCTGAAAATTTTCTCGGCAAAAGGTAAAACTTCTCGAAATCAGAAAATTTCAATCTGGCAAGATCATGGACTGCTTTAGCTTTTGCGTGCGAATTTATCCGAATGATTTAGAGGCTCGCTTTGGCCGAAAAATCTTTCTGAGATCAAAATTTTCTTACTTTAACTTCTTCAGCCCGCTCAATGTATTTGCATTTCAACGGGCTGGAGAGATCTGCATTTGTGACTGGCAAGCGCTTCAGGAGTTTAAGATTCAGAACTGTGCTCATAGGGCTCGTTCTTTCGCGAATATCATGTATTTCAGTATTCTGGCCCCTTAAGATGAGAGATAATTGTAACTTTGTGGAGCCTTTTTCGTGCAGTCTGACGAACGAACTGACCGAAGCTCTGTGACACTACCTCAGAAATCGGTCTCCCCTTCTTTTGGCACTGTTCAATTGCTAGTGGGGATATGGCGACATCTGAATCGGCGTCGAAAGCTCCAGTTGGGAGCCGCGTTGCTGTTGATGGTTGCTAGTGGTTTGGCAGAAGTAGGATCTCTAGCGGCAGCTGTTCCATTTTTGGCGGTATTGAGTGATCCAGAACAGCTTTGGCAGCAACCGGTGGTTCGAAGTTTGTCCATCGGTCTGGGTTTAGAAAGTGCTCAAGCGCTTTTGCTACCGATAACGCTGGGTTTTGGCATTGCGGCGATACTGGCTGCTGCAATAAGATTAGTGAACGTATGGATTAATGGGAGATTGGCTGCCGCTATTGGTTCTGATCTCAGTTGCGAGGCTTATAAGCGAACTCTGTATCAGCCTTATGAAGTGCATATGAAGCGCAATAGTAGTGAAGTTATTACTTCGATAACAACTCAGATTGGGCAGACGGTCAGGTCGATTAAGTCCACTCTGCAGTTGGCTACTTCGGCATTGGTGGCACTGGCGATCCTAGTGGCGCTTTTGGCGGTCGACTGGTCAGTAGCTTGCACGGCTATCTCAGTGTTTGGTTTGGCCTATGGCCTGCTTTCTTTCAAGATACGCCGTCGACTGGTAGCTAATAACCATCTTGTTGTGACTGCTAGTGCGGAGCAGCTGAAAGCTTTGCAAGAGGGCCTAGGAGCTATTCGAGATGTGTTGCTTGATGGCAGCCAGAGCACTTTCTTAGATATTTATCAACGAGCTGATCGGCCAATGCGATTGCGTATTGCCCAGAACACCTTTCTGGGAGTTTTCCCTCGTTATGCTTTCGAGGCGCTGGGGCTGCTTCTCATTGCGTTGCTTGCTTTGTTGCTTAGCTGGAAGCAAAAAAATTCGATTTCATTAATTCCACTGTTGGGAACCCTAGCCCTTGGTTCCCAACGTTTGTTGCCAGCTCTACAGCAGATCTATGGAAACTGGGTAGTAATCCGCTCTTTGAGAGTAAGTGTTGAACAAGTTCTCAAAATACTAAGCCAGCCCATTCCAAGCCATGCTTTTAGGGCAACTTCTCAACCATTGCAGTTGAACCACTCCATAAAATGTGAGGATTTATGCTTCCGATACAGCCATCATTTACCTTATGTTTTGAAAAATATGAACTTAGAGATTTACCGTGGTGAACGAGTAGGTCTGATTGGTAGCACTGGTAGCGGTAAGAGTACTCTTGTGGATTTGTTGATGGGACTATTAAATCCAACCTCGGGAAAAATTCTGATTGATGGCTTAGACCTTAACGACTCTAAGGAGCCAAGTCGACTTGTCGCTTGGCGTGCTGCGATTGCCCATGTTCCACAGAGTATTTTTTTGGCAGATAGCTCAATTGCTGAGAATATTGCATTTGGCATTCCAACGGAGAGTATTGATTTAGCAAAGGTGCGCCATGCAGCTGCTCAGGCTCAGATTGCTAGCTTTATTGAAAGCACATCTGATGGGTATGACACCTATGTGGGTGAGCGAGGCGTCAGGTTAAGCGGGGGGCAGAGACAGCGGATTGGTATTGCTCGGGCTCTTTATAAAAAAGCCAGTATAATTTTGTTTGATGAAGCTACAAGTGCACTTGACTCGTCTACTGAGGAGGAAGTCATGGCTGCATTGGAAGGTTTGTCAAAAGAGATCACAGTGATAATGATTGCTCATCGCTTAAGCACCTTGGCTTGTTGCGATCGCGTATTCGAGTTATCAACCAAATCATCGATTCGGGCGACAACTCCTCCTGACATACTTTAGCATTATTGAATAACTCGGCTATTTTTTAAAATGCAAGCTGTCATTTTGGCTGGTGGCTTGGGCACCCGCCTTTCGGAAGAGACCCATTTGAAACCAAAGCCCATGGTTGAAGTTGGTGGCAAGCCGATTTTGTGGCATATATTGAAAATTTACAGCCATTTTGGTATAAACGAATTTATAGTGTGTTGTGGATATAAGGGGTATATTATCAAAGAATACTTTTCAAACTATTTTCTCCATACCAGTGATGTTACCTTTCGCATGGATATTGATAATCATATGGAGGTTCACCATCGTAAGAGTGAACCTTGGAAGGTCACTTTGGTCGATACTGGCGATCTAAGTCAGACAGGCGGAAGATTGGGACGTGTCAGAGATTATCTCGAAGAAGGTAGTTTCTGTTTTACATATGGCGATGGTGTGGCTGATATTGATGTTGCAGCTTCAATTGCTCACCACAATCGAGAAGGACGTGAAGCGACCCTTACCGCAGTGCAACCACCTGGGCGCTATGGGGCATTGCATTTGGATGGGAATGTTGTTAAGCAGTTTCAAGAGAAGCCTGATGGAGATAATGCGTGGATAAACGGTGGTTTCTTTGTGCTTCAGCCAAGCGTTTTGGATCGCATCACTCGAGATCACACTTGCTTCGAAACCGATGTCTTGCCTCAGCTCGCTGCTGATGGGCAGTTGAGTGCTTACAGGCATACAGGCTTCTGGCAGCCTATGGATACTCTCCGAGATCGAAGTAGACTTGAGGAATTATGGGTGAGCGATGAAGCTCCTTGGAAAATGTGGTGATGCTAGATACTTCGTTTTGGGCAGGTAGACGTGTTTTGCTCACTGGACACACAGGTTTCAAGGGCAGCTGGCTGTCCTTGTGGCTATTGAAACTTGGAGCTGAGGTATGGGGCTATTCCCTAGCACCGGAGGGACAACGTTCTCTATTCGAGGAGCTTGCTCTTGCTCGAGGCAAGTTGCATCATCAGCTGGGTGATATACGCGACTTACAGTCACTACAAGAGGCTGTAAGACAAGCCCAGCCAGAGGTTGTGCTGCATTTGGCAGCGCAACCTCTGGTGCGACGCAGTTATCGAGATCCTTTGGGCACATGGGCCACAAATGTGCAGGGTTGCCTGCATTTATTTGAAGCGCTGACTTCTTTGCAGCACCATTGCGTTGTAGTGATGGTTACCACTGATAAAGTGTATGCGAATCGCGAATGGGTTTATGGATACCGGGAGGAGGATCGACTTGGAGGACACGACCCTTATAGTGCTAGTAAAGCTGCTGCTGAGCTAGCAATTTCTAGCTGGCGGGATAGTTTTTGCGGCAGTTGTTTACATCAAACTCCCTTCCTTGCGATAGCTACAGCTCGGTCAGGCAACGTGATCGGTGGTGGCGATTGGGCGGAAGATCGTGTAGTTCCTGATGCAATGCGTGCTTTAGCTGCCGGTAAACCGATTCCTGTACGCAGCCCCGAAGCAACCCGACCTTGGCAACATGTACTTGAACCTATAGGAGGCTATTTACTGCTAGCTGAAAAGCTTGCTGCTGTTGGTAGCAGCGATAAATATTTATTCTCTAGCGCCTTTAACTTTGGCCCCCTGATAGAAGCTAATAGATCGGTTAGTGAGCTAATAGGATTAATATTACAGACTTGGCCGGGGTGTTGGAATGATCTTTCCGATCCGTCGGCGCCACATGAAGCTGGAAGACTTCATTTGCAGATTGACAAAGCACACCACCTTCTCAACTGGAGGCCTCGCTGGGATTTTGCTACAGCAGTAGCTCGCACTGTTCACTGGTATCGCTCCGTTTACGAAGGAGTCAGCCCTCTACAGTGTTGTTTATCAGACCTCGAAGCTTATCAGCTTGACCCAACCCATGGCTTCTGAGCTGCGGAGAACCAAAATTCAAGGTGTTTTCGAGCTCCGAAGCCATGTATTCGTGGATGCACGTGGCTCTTTTTTAAATGCCTTTCGTGCTCAAGAGGAAGCGTTCATAAGCTCATGGGGGGACCGAGCTATTGCCCAAGTGAATATCAGTCACAATAAGGTTTTGGGCACCATTCGTGGACTGCACTTTCAGGCTGAACCAAATAGTGAAGCCAAACTGGTGCGCTGTCTTAAGGGCAGAGTTTGGGATGTGGCAGTTGACTTGCGAATTGACTCTCCTAGCTTTGGTCAGTGGCATGCTGTTGAGCTCAGTCCTGAACTTAGTAATGCTCTTCTTGTGCCTGAGGGGTGCGCCCATGGTTTTCAGGTTATGCAGCCGGATAGCGAACTGTTTTATCTTCACTCCAGTTTCTGGGTTCCGGAAGCTGAAAAAGGTGTCCGTTGGGATGACCCTCAGCTGGCAATCTCTTGGCCTCTTTCCCCAATGGAAATGAGTGATCGCGACCGTAATTTACCCTTGATTTCTGACATTCTTCCTCTCTACTAACCTTTCTTTTCTATGGCTTACGCCTGCCGCCACTGCGGATCAGTGTTGGGAGACTCGGACACAGTTATTGATCTAGGTCACCAGCCACCCAGCAACTCTTACCTCACTACAGAACAGCTGGCTATGCCTGAGGTCACCTACCCTCTTAAAGTCTATGTGTGTCCGAACTGCTGGTTGGTGCAATTACCTGCTCATGCCTCAGCGGAAGAGTTATTTACTGCTGACTATGCCTATTTTTCAAGCACTTCAAGTAGTTGGTGTGCCCACGCAGAGCAGTTTGTGACATTGGCAGTTGAGCGGTTGGATTTAGATCTTACCAGTCATGTTGTGGAGTTGGCTTCGAACGATGGATACCTACTTCAATATTTCAAGAAAAAAGGTATTTCATGTTTAGGCATTGAACCAACTCATGCTACGGCAGAGGCCGCTCGAGGAAAAGGCATCGAGACAATCGAGTGTTTTTTTGGTTTGTCTTTGGCTGAGCAGCTAGAACCTGCAGATCTGGTTGTAGCCAATAATGTGCTAGCTCACGTACCAGATATCAATGATTTTGTGGCTGGTATCGCACGTTTGCTAAAGATTAACGGGCGTGCTTCAATCGAATTTCCGCATCTTCTGAGGCTACTGATAGGTAATCAATTCGATACGATTTATCATGAGCATTATAGCTATTTGTCCCTTCGGATTGTTCAACGTATCGCACATGCAAAGGGAATGGATGTTGTTGATGTTGAGGAATTGCCTACACACGGAGGCAGTCTTCGAGTATGGCTGGCTCATAAGGGTATTGCGGAGCCCACAGCATCAGTGTTAGCTATATTGCATGCAGAAGCCGAAATAGGCTTAGAACAGCACTCGGCTTACAGCAATTTTCAGACACGTGCTGAGAGGGCCAAATTCAAGCTTTTGCAATTCTTGCTTGATGCAAAACGTCAGGGTAAGCGAGTGCTTGGATATGGTGCGGCTGCTAAGGGTAACACCCTGCTGAACTACACCGGTGTCCACGCTGACCTACTAGAATACGTAGGCGATCTTGCAATCAGCAAGCAAAACAAATTTCTTCCAGGAAGCCATATTCCAGTAATAAGCCCTGAGCAGCTTGCTGCTCAGAAGTTCGACTCACTTCTGGTGTTGCCTTGGAACTTGATTGATGAAGTCACCGAGCAGTTCCCTCATAAAGAATTAGTTACGGCTATTCCAGATCTCAGGTTTTGCTCGAAACAAGTGTAATGCTCCCAGCTGACCGCCTAGAAGCCTGTTCCTTATAATCGTGAGCGAGTAATTTTTTCATTTTGATTTATGTCCCCTCAAATTCCAGTTTTTAAACCACTCATTGAAAAAGAGGAGATCTCAGCTGCTGTTAAATCTCTTGAGTTAGGTTGGCTTGGCATGGGTAGTTATGTCCAGCAGTTCGAAAAAGCAGTCGCTGATATATGTAACTTTGCTCCTGACAGTAACAAGTATGTTGTTGCAGTCAGCACCGGCCATGCTGCATTACACTTATCTCTCCTCATGATTGGAGTCGGTCCTGGCGATGAGGTTATTACTCCGTCCTTCAACAATGCTGCAGATTTCCAAGCGATCAGAGCATGTGGTGCTGAACCTGTTTTTGTTGATATAGACGAAAACACACTTTGTATTGATCCAACGAAAATTGAAGAGTTAATAACTGATAAGACGAGATGCATAATAGCAATGGATTACGATATTTTTATAAGTGACCATGCAGCTTTGGCGGAAATTTCACTTCGTACTGGGATTCCAATATTGCATGATGCGGCACATTCATTTGGATCAACTTACAAGGGGCGACCGATCGGCAACCAACACCAATACACAATGTTCAGCTTTGATCCTGTTAAGACGATTACGTGTATTGATGGTGGTGCCGTTATTGTAAGTGGGGAGGATGCTCTTAAAAAGCTACAAGCAAAGAGGTTAATTGGTATGACTCAGTCAGCCGCGCAAATGTACACTAATTCAAGAGCTTGGACATATGATATAGAAGAGTTAGGCTTTCGTTATCATATGCCTAATCTGCATGCGGCAATTGGTGTTTCTCAGATTGATAAAATTGATGAGATACGCTACACACGACAGCAGGCTTGCATGCGTTACTACAACGAGTTATCGGTTCTTGATTGGATTGAAGCACCGAAAGGCGACTTTAATTCAATCAATCCGTTCTTATATTATGTCAAGGTTCTTAATGGTAAACGTACTGAACTAAGAGAGCATATGAAAAGGTGTGGTGTTGATACAGGT
This region of Synechococcus sp. NOUM97013 genomic DNA includes:
- a CDS encoding GumC family protein, whose protein sequence is MVSPFPSAASDDEIDLRQMVRALGRQRRLLVSVAGASLLLSGLYAFTRKPVWEAQFQIVLEDQDSGMGRLAQLAAQNPMLANLAGLGGSNGASSLETEVKILESPSVLKPVYDFVLKERRQAGENLDRYTFSDWLPNLKVELEKGTSVLNIAYQDTNKDLVLPVIKRVSQTYQSYSGRDRSRGLTQAVSYLEEQLITLKNQANNSMRSAQAFALSNGLGLQDGMPAAITAGSETGNSGSVENNREATQNKVNALEQQLTAAKAAGATRVYVAPQLEANVELYAKLQGLKAQLQEKSALLRANDPSIQTLQRQISSLTKVINRQTIGLLEGQLQTANAQLTSLTRPREVVLKHRELVRAAIRDEATVVELERQLQTLRLEKARQTDPWELISTPTLLDTPVAPQKKRIVALGLLAGLIAGSVAALLVDRRTGLVFSIDELQGLLPCPLLKHLPALAPAKWSDAADLLARGPLSTASGSGPIALICVGNVPDDQLQAFSSELRRALGGRELLVSNDLRQTSACATQLLLTTPGVATRTQLSQLNQKLVLQGTPLAGWVLLDPELELS
- a CDS encoding polysaccharide biosynthesis/export family protein → MKRTATVLIQRCLRLTAIAGVACTLQAPLVQAQGTQQQNERLLPLEQRAQVDYDAYILGPGDGLQIELLDLPELSGNYSIGPDGTLYLPRLRALYVEGLTVEELRYFLTQQFSTYVREPQLFVRPVVYRPIRIYVGGAVRRPGYYTLSGQTNLSRLSASAESQQLQMGTATEVTRPSLGQVPGGVSANPGSGVSTFGAVFPTVFDAIRTAQGVTPYSDLARVQVTRRRAQGLGGGRIRTNLNFLSLITEGNESQNIRLFDGDVVSVGRSNVVMREQLLKAGQTNLSPQFINVFVSGRVNTPGGVTIPQGSVLNQAIALAGGPRLLKGKVEFVRFTLEGEIDRRTFRYNPGAAADAPNNPVLMAGDLITIQESPLSATVTVLNEISGPVVGIYSVYSLFNGFSQ
- a CDS encoding ABC transporter ATP-binding protein is translated as MVASGLAEVGSLAAAVPFLAVLSDPEQLWQQPVVRSLSIGLGLESAQALLLPITLGFGIAAILAAAIRLVNVWINGRLAAAIGSDLSCEAYKRTLYQPYEVHMKRNSSEVITSITTQIGQTVRSIKSTLQLATSALVALAILVALLAVDWSVACTAISVFGLAYGLLSFKIRRRLVANNHLVVTASAEQLKALQEGLGAIRDVLLDGSQSTFLDIYQRADRPMRLRIAQNTFLGVFPRYAFEALGLLLIALLALLLSWKQKNSISLIPLLGTLALGSQRLLPALQQIYGNWVVIRSLRVSVEQVLKILSQPIPSHAFRATSQPLQLNHSIKCEDLCFRYSHHLPYVLKNMNLEIYRGERVGLIGSTGSGKSTLVDLLMGLLNPTSGKILIDGLDLNDSKEPSRLVAWRAAIAHVPQSIFLADSSIAENIAFGIPTESIDLAKVRHAAAQAQIASFIESTSDGYDTYVGERGVRLSGGQRQRIGIARALYKKASIILFDEATSALDSSTEEEVMAALEGLSKEITVIMIAHRLSTLACCDRVFELSTKSSIRATTPPDIL
- the rfbF gene encoding glucose-1-phosphate cytidylyltransferase, coding for MQAVILAGGLGTRLSEETHLKPKPMVEVGGKPILWHILKIYSHFGINEFIVCCGYKGYIIKEYFSNYFLHTSDVTFRMDIDNHMEVHHRKSEPWKVTLVDTGDLSQTGGRLGRVRDYLEEGSFCFTYGDGVADIDVAASIAHHNREGREATLTAVQPPGRYGALHLDGNVVKQFQEKPDGDNAWINGGFFVLQPSVLDRITRDHTCFETDVLPQLAADGQLSAYRHTGFWQPMDTLRDRSRLEELWVSDEAPWKMW